A window of Candidatus Goldiibacteriota bacterium genomic DNA:
GCTGTGGGGATGTAAAGTGTAAGGTCGCCTTCCGCGTCTTCTTTTAAAAAGCACGGTGAAGTAGGATCCCACGCCGTATAGCCGCGCGCTTCAAAAGTAGCCCTTAAGCCGCCTGACGGAAATGATGAAGCGTCAGGTTCGCCCTGAATTAACTGCTTGCCGGAAAATTCCATTTTAATGGTGCCGTCCGCGACCGGGGTGATAAAACTGTCGTGCTTTTCGGCGGTAATGCCGGTTAAAGGCTGAAACCAGTGTGTGTAGTGGGTTGCGCCGCGGTTTATTGCCCAGTCTTTCATCGCTGTTGCCACCGCGTCCGCGGTTGATTTTGACATGGGAAAGCCAAAGTCCAGGGTTTTCTTAAGTTCCTTAAAAACCGCAGGAGACAGAAGGGCTTTCATCTTCTTTTCGTTAAAGACATTCTCCCCAAAACAATCAGCCGGGTTAGGACTCTTTAATGCTTTTTTCTTTGCCATAATTACACCTCTTTATTTAAGTTTAATTAATTTTATCTCTCAATATGATATAAGCAAATTGTGTGCCGTAAGGTAATTGTAGCAGATAAAGGGGAAAGATGGAAATATAATTGTTAAAGTGGTTAAAAAATAACCATTAATGTGTTGAAAGTGGTTAAATTTTGTTATATATTATTTTAGGTAAGGCATAAACAGGAGAAGCAAAATGATAAAAAAGTCAGATCTATCCCTGCAGGCAGGGCTGGAAGCAAGGATTAACAAGCTTAAGCTTGTTCATTACATTGCCGTTGAAATGAACAAGGCGCATACCACAAACGAACTTCTTGAACTTATCCTGGAACGGTGCCTTGTGTTAACAGGCGCTAAAACAGGAAGCGTTATGCTGACAAACAAAGAAGAAGGCGTGCTGGACATAATAGCGTTTAAAGGGATAGATGAAAAGATAGCGCACCGTACCAAGTTAAAGATAGGCGAAGGAATTACCGGCTGGGCGGCGCAGAGCGGGCTGCCAAAGCTTGTGAATAATACCAGGCAGGACCCGTTATACGTGGCGGTAACAGAAGGGCTGCTGTCAGAAATTGCGGTGCCGATAAGGTCGGAAAATGAGATTATAGGCGTCATAAGTATTGACAGCAATAAAGAAGACGCGTTTTCCGAAGAAGACCTGGAGCTTTTAACTATGGTATCGGAACTTGCGGCGCAGATTATAATACGCCAGGAAATGGGAGACAGGCTTCATTCGAAAATGATGCTGCAGGAAGTCCTTATAGAAACTTTTAATATCATAGAAGCCGGCGATGATTTAACGGCTATCTTTGACAGCATCATGGAAGTGTTAAAGGAAAAAATGGATATCTTAAGGGGTATGTTTGTGCTTTTTGATAAGGACGACCCGTCGTCACTTAAAGTGGAAGCGGGATATAAAATAAGCGGCGAAGCAATGAAAAAAGGTATTTATAAAATAGGCGAAGGTGTTATTGGCAATGCTGTTTTAAAAGGGCAGACAATCGGCGTGCGCGATGTTGAAAAAGAGGGGATGTTTCTTAACCGGTTAAAGATTCAGCGTTCGGGAATGGGGCAGATATCTTTTATTGCCGCGCCCATTAAGGCCGGGGCAAACGTGCTTGGCGTAATCGCGGTGGAAAGAAAGTTTTCCGACGCGGAAAATTTTGACGATATTACAGACACGCTTACGCTTTTAGCGTCGCTTCTGGCGTACAGGGTAAGAAGCCATCAAAGGCAGGAAGAAGCCACAAAAAAACTTATTGATGAAAATACAGAATTAAGAAAAGAGCTTAAGACCGAATCAAGCGTAAAGAATATAGTGGGCAAGAATGAAATAATAAGAAAAGTGATGGAACAGGTAAAAACTGTTGCGGGAACTATGGCGCCTGTTTTAATAACAGGAGAGACGGGCACAGGAAAAGAACTTATAGCAAAAGTGGTGCATTTTTTAAGCGATAGGGCGGACAAAAAAATAATAAGCGTAAACTGCGCGGCGATACCGGAAAACCTTCTTGAATCGGAGCTTTTCGGGTATGAAAAAGGCGCGTTTACAGGCGCGGCTGCAAGAAAAAAAGGAAGGTTTGAAATAGCGGACGGCGGCACGCTTTTTCTGGATGAAGTGGGCGAAATACCGCTTCACCTGCAGAGCAAGCTGCTGCGCGCGATACAGGAAAAAGAGATAGAGCCGCTGGGAAGCGAAAAACCTGTAAAGGTGGATATAAGGATAATATCAGCCACCAACAGGGATCTTGAAAAACTGTCCGCTGAAGGAAAGTTCAGAAGTGATTTATATTTCAGGCTTAATGTGATAAATGTTAAATTGCCTTCGCTGAAGGAAAGAAAAGACGATATACCCCTGCTGGCGGACTTTTTTATAAAAAAGTTCAATAAAATGTATGGTAAAAACGTAATGGGGCTGGATAAAAAAACCGAAGATATGTTTGTGTCATATGAATGGCCCGGTAATATCAGGGAGCTTGAAAACGCGCTTGAACGCGCGGTTATAATGTCAAAGGGAAATTTGATTGATATATCGCTTGTTCCGGATTCTATAAATTCAGAGAGAAAGACAGAAAAAGAAGATTCGGGTATAAAAGGGTATTTAGACAGTGAGATATATAAAGCCCATGAAGGGGAGATTTACGCGAAAGTGATAGGCGGAATAGAAAGAAGGCTTATGGAAGAAATACTTATTAAAACGGATTATAATAAGTCTAAAACCGCTGAAATGCTTGGAATAAACCGAAACACTCTTAAGGCAAAGATGAAAGAGTACGGGCTGTAAGAATTAAAAATATAGCACTTTTGCGTATTAAGCAATAGCGAAATTTGAAAAAACAACACTCTGTTTGTTATCTATTGCTTAACTGCCTATAACTTAATGCGCTATGCTTTCCTCCTGATTAAAAACTAATCAGATTTTCATATCCTAAAATATCAAAAATGCTTATAACCCCGTATATATACAAGTGGCATGGGTTTTGCTTATATTTTGAATAGTTGCATGCTAAAAAGTATTATTTATGGAGGTTATGTATATTGAAAAGGCTTATGTTTATTATTATGGCTGTTTTTATGGGTGCGGGTGTTTCTTTATTTGCCGAAGAAGTATCATCTGCGGCAGGATCCGGTATTAACGGCGCTGATACCGCCTGGGTATTAATGAGCGCAGCACTGGTAATGCTTATGACGCCGGCACTGGGGTTCTTTTACGGCGGGATGGTAAGAAAGAAAAATGTTTTAAGCGTTCTTATGAAAGCGTTTATTACGCTTGCTGTTATCAGTATGCAGTGGATGGTAATAGGCTACAGTTTAAGTTTTGGCGAAGGCAACGGTTTTATAGGGGGGTTTGGCCACTTTATGTTAAACGGCGTCGGCCAGGAAGGCAGTAATTACGCGCCTAACATTCCGGGCCTGGCTTTTATGATATTTCAGGCGATGTTCGCTGTAATCACACCGGCTTTAATTTTTGGCGCTTTTGTGGAAAGGGTGAAATTCTCATCTTTTCTTTTATTTACGGTTTTATGGGCAACTTTTATTTATAACCCTATCTGCCACTGGGTATGGGGAAAAGGCGGATGGCTGGCAGAAATGGGCGCGCTTGATTTTGCCGGCGGTATAGTTGTACATGTAAGCGCCGGCATTGCGGCTTTGGTTACGGCTTTTGTTATTGGTAAAAGAAAAGGTACAGAATCGCTTGGGCCCATACCTCATAATCTTCCTTTTACGGTGCTTGGCGCGGGGCTTTTATGGTTTGGCTGGTTTGGGTTTAACGCGGGTTCGGCGCTTGGCGCGAACGGAATCGCGGCCAATGCTTTTGTAACCACAAATATGGCCGCGTCTTCAGCAGCGGTAACATGGGCCGTTATTGAATGGATACGCAACGGGAAGCCGACGATGCTTGGAACCGTATCAGGAGCTATCGCCGGGCTTGCCACAATAACCCCGTCTGCCGGATTTGTGGACGCAGGCGCGGCTTTAATAATAGGGGTTATCGCGTCTATGTTATGTTTTGTGGCGGTAAGTATTATAAAAATGAAATTTAAATATGATGATTCGCTTGACGCGTTTGGCGTGCACGGTGTGGGCGGAATGATAGGCCCGTTGTTAACAGGTGTATTTGCAAATCCGGCTGTAAACGCGCTTGGCACCGGCCTTTTGTTTGGCAACCCCAAACAGCTGGTTATACAGGCCGCGGCGGTTGGTGCAACCATTGTATACAGTTTTATAGGGACATTTATAATTTTTAAGGTAATTGACCTTTTAATGGGCGTAAGATTAAAAGAGAGGGACGAAAATATAGGAGTGGATTTGTCACAACATAATGAAAGGGCGTATACGCTGATTGAATAAAGAAAGGAAGGCGATATGAAACTTATAGTGGCAATAATACAGCCGTACAGGCTGGAAGAGGTAAAACAGGCGCTTTACAGGAATGACATTAATTTAATGACTGTAAGTGAAGTGCTTGGGCACGGCAGGCAGATGGGCGTTAATGAAGTATACCGCGGAGTAAGGGAAACAGGGAACCTTCTGCGTAAACTGCGCCTGGAAATAGCCGTAAACGATAAATTTGTAGAGCCGGCTGTTGAGGCGATAGTTGCCGGGGCAAAGACAGGCGAGACAGGCGACGGAAAAATATTTATTCTTCCGCTGGAAGAGTGCGTAAGGATAAGGACAGAAGAAAGAGGAAGTAAAGCTATAGGTTAAGTACAAAAAAATAAACGCAGTAAAGAGAAAGCTTCTCCTGCTTCACTGCCTCTCTTTACTGTCGTTTTTGTTCTTTTTGCCGCGGGCGCTGATGCCCGCGGCTTTTTTATTTTAGACTTTGATTAATTGTTTATGTTTTAACATAGAGACGCGATATATTGCGTCTTGGTTTTGATCTTGTTTTTGTATTATTATTTATGTATTAACGTAGAGACGCAATATATTGCGTCTCGCCTTTGATTTTGTTTTTTAATTGTCCGGTTTAAAAGGCAATGCGTAATATATCACACATCTACAATATAATGCAAAACCGTGTTTGAATTTATTCTGTTATTGTCATGCTTCCAAGCATCTAATCTGTTTGCTGCATCCCCTTTGAAATGATTAATAATTAACCAGATAACACATAAGTGATTAATAATTAATCACGTGCTTTTTACGAATGACAAAAAACCTTTATAAATAATACAAATTTAATGGTTGAATATGTGGCACGACTTATGCTAATTAAGGGTTATGGCACGGACGTCATGAACCCGGGTCAAAAAAAACTTCAAGGAGGACTAAGATGAAAAAAATTCTCGCGGTAATGGTTCTTGTACTTTCGTTCTTTTCTTTTTCGGCAGTTGCGGCAGACTTTAGCGCTGACATTTACACGGCAGGTGTTTCAAAGTATTTATGGAGAGGGCAGCAGTTAAGTGAAGGATTTGCAATTCAGCCCGGATTTAACCTTAACCTTGGCAATCTGTCATTTGGTTACTGGGGAAGTTATGATGTGGATGCGGCAAAGTACTCTGAAAGCGATTATACTTTCAGCTACAGTGAAACACTTCCCGGGCTTGATATCATAAGCCTTGGAGCGGGTTTTACAATCTATACTTTTCCCTACGCGGATCCGGCGGCAAATAATGACACTGAAGTATTTGGAACCGTTTCAGCGGATGTTGTTACAGCGCCATATGTAAAGTTCTTTTATGACCCGACATTTGGAGCGGGCGGATATCTTGAAGCCGGAATATCACACAGTATTGAACTGGAAGCGTTTGAGCCTTATGCTTCTGTTACGGGCGGATACAATTTTGGACAGTGGGGCTATGAAAAGTCGCTGTCAGTTGTTCTTGGAACGCTTGGTGTGACGTATACCCTTGATAAATTCAGCGCCACGCTGTCAGGTTCATACCAGCTTGCGCTTGATGAACAATATGAAAATGACGGTTTTGGATCTTTAAGCGTAGCTTACGGTTTCTAATACTATAAAAGGAGAAAATAAAATGAAAAAGCTAATTGGGTTTATCACGGCAGCGCTTGGGTTGTTCAGCATTCCCGCGTTCGCGGAAGAAGCCGTGCCTGCCATAAGCGCCGGCGACACCGCATGGGTGCTTGTAAGCGCGGCGCTTGTAATGCTTATGACTCCGGCACTGGGGTTCTTTTACGGCGGAATGGTAAGAAAGAAAAATGTGTTAAGCGTTCTTATGAAGGCGTTTATAACGCTTGCGGTTATAAGCCTTCAGTGGGTAATAATCGGATACAGTTTAAGTTTCGGAGAAGGCGGTAAATTTATAGGCGGCTTCCAGCACTTTATGTTAAACGGTGTGGGGCAGGAAGGCAGCAATTACGCTTCCAACATTCCCGGCCTTGCGTTTATGATTTTCCAGGCAATGTTCGCCATAATCACTCCGGCTCTGATCTTTGGAGCTTTTGTTGAAAGGATAAAATTCTCTTCTTTCCTTTTATTTACGGTTCTGTGGTCCACGTTTATCTATGACCCTGTATGCCACTGGGTATGGGGAAAGGGCGGTTGGTTAGGTGCCATGGGCGCGCTTGATTTTGCGGGCGGCACGGTTGTTCACATAAACGCTGGTATCGCGGCATTGGTTACAGCTCTTGTAATAGGAAAAAGAAAAAATACCGGTACGCTTGGGCCTATACCGCACAACATGCCTTTTACGGTTCTTGGCGCGGGGCTTTTATGGTTCGGCTGGTTCGGGTTTAACGCGGGTTCCGCTCTTGGCGCTAACGGCCTTGCGGCAAACGCTTTTGTGGTAACAAACACGGCTGCAGCAGCTGCGGCTTTAACATGGGCTGTAATTGAATGGTTCTACAGCGGCAAACCGACTGTGCTTGGCACAGTATCGGGCGCTGTGGCGGGGCTTGTGGCAATAACACCTGCTTCGGGGTTTGTGGATGTGACCGGCGCGATTATTATAGGCGCGGCTGTGGCAGGAGTTTGTTTTGTGGCAGTCAGCATAGTAAAAGGAATATTCAAGTACGACGATTCGCTTGACGCTTTCGGAGTGCACGGTGTGGGCGGAATGGTGGGCGCGCTTTTAACAGGCGTGCTTGCAAATCCGGCTGTTAACGCGCTTGGCACAGGCACAATGTTCGGCAATCCAAAGCAGTTTATGATTCAGTTAATTTCGGTTGTAGCAACAATGGCTTACAGTTTTGTGGGAACGTTTGTAATCTTTAAGTTAATAGATTTAACCATGGGTGTAAGGATAAAAGAGAAAGACGAAAATATCGGGGTTGACCTGTCCGAGCACAATGAAAGGGCATACACACTGATTGAATAACAAAAGGAGGATGATATGAAACTGATAATAGCGATAATTCAGCCGTACAGGCTGGAAGAAGTAAAACAGGCGCTTTACAAAAAAGACATAAATCTTATGACTGTAAGCGAAGTGCTTGGCCACGGCAGGCAGATGGGCGTAAACGAAGTTTACCGCGGAATAAGGGAAACCGGAAACCTTCTCCGCAAGCTGCGCCTGGAAATAGCAGTGAATGACAAATTTGTAGAACCGGCTGTTGAAGCGATAGTAGCCGGCGCTAAGACAGGCGAGACCGGCGACGGGAAAATATTTATTCTTCCTCTGGAAGAGTGCGTAAGGATAAGGACAGAAGAAAAAGGAACCAAAGCTATAGGATAATTATGTAGAAAAATTAAAAACGGCAAGGGGAAACCCTTCTCCTAAAGTGACTACTGCCCTTTGCCGTTAAATAAAAAAACCGCGGGTGTTAAAACCGCGGTTTTTTTATTTTTATACATCAAAATTTTTTATAATAAAAACTCACGCGCAATTTACGGTGTGATTAATATTGTCTGTGTGCCGCGCTATTCTTCCGGCCTTTGGTTCTTTTTCTGTGTGCTATACTTGCCGGCTGTCCGGTATTTTGTTTTTCTAATTTTTACTTTTCGTGCTTACATTCCTGCAGAATTTCTGCGATTCCAAGCCGTTTCTTTATGTCATTCTTAAAATACCACATTAAAGTATTTTTTATTTCTCGTATTACACAAATGTAGGATTGCGGATTAATTAAATTGTTTTTTTTGATATAAAAGCCAGCAAAATAGGGGTTTTTATATTTGTTGTATATGGCACGATAAATGCTATTTACAGTTATGTGGTTTAAAATTCGTTTAAGAAGGAGCGGAGAAATGAGGAAAATAGCGATTTATGGAAAAGGCGGTATCGGGAAATCCACTACCACCCAGAATACTGTGGCGGGATTGGCCGAGATGGGGAAAAAAGTAATGGTCGTGGGATGTGACCCAAAAGCAGATTCAACAAGGCTGCTGCTTGGCGGGCTGCATCAGGAAACTGTTCTGGATACGTTAAGGAATGAAGGGGAAGATGTAGAACTTGAAGATATACGCAAGCCGGGATACAGAAACACTATCTGCGTGGAATCCGGGGGCCCGGAGCCGGGAGTGGGATGCGCCGGACGGGGAATAATCACTTCAATTAATCTCCTGGAACAGCTTGGTGCTTACGCGCCGTCGGAAGCGCTTGATTATGTTTTCTATGACGTTTTGGGTGATGTGGTATGCGGCGGTTTTGCAATGCCGATACGCGAAGGAAAGGCGGAAGAAATATACATTGTATGTTCCGGCGAAATGATGGCAATGTACGCGGCCAATAATATATGCAAGGGTATTGTGAAGTTTGCCGAAGGTGGAAGCGTCCGCCTGGGAGGGATAATATGCAACAGCCGCAAGGTGGACAATGAGCTGGCAATGATGGATGCTTTTGCCCAGAAACTTGGCACACAGCTTATTCATTTTGTGCCGCGCGATAACATGGTGCAGAAAGCCGAAATAAACAGAAAGACTGTAATAGAGTTTGATCCGGAGCATGTGCAGGCGGAAGAATACAGACGGCTTGCTAAAAAAATTGACGGAAACAAAATGCTTGTAGTTCCAAAGCCCATGAACACCGAAGAACTTGAAGCGCTGCTGATAGCGTATGGAATAGCAAATTAAAAAAATCCTAAGGAGGTTTTACGATGTTAAAAATTAAAGCGATAATAAGGCCGGAAAAAACCGATGCGGTGCTGGAAGCGCTTATGGAAGCGGGCTATCCGGCGGTAACAAAGTTAAATGTGGTGGGGCGCGGCAAGCAGCGCGGGATTAAGATTGGAGAAGTTACTTATGATGAAATACCAAAAGAAATGTTAATCATGGTAATGCCGGACAAGGACAAGGATTTCATTCTTAAAATCATAATGGATACGGCAAGGACCGGCACAAAGGGTTCTTTTGGCGACGGCAAGATATTTGTTTCAAAAGTGGAGGAAGTCTACACCGTAAGCTCCGGCATAAAGGAAGCGGATGCCGAAACGGTAAAAGGAGCCTGATTATGAAAGAAGTTATGGCTATAGTCCGGATGAATATGATGAATAAGACCAAAAAAGCGCTTAGCGAAGCCGGTATAAGTTCTATGACTGCCAGGGATGTTCTGGGTCGTGGAAAAGGTATGGTGGATTTTAAAGCTTTAAGCGGTGCTGAAAAAGGTTATGAAGAGGCAATTTCTCAGCTTGGGCAAAGCCAGCGCCTGATACCAAAAAGGATGCTTATAACTGTTATTCCTAACAAACTTGTAAAGACAGCGGTAGAGACCATAATAACTGTAAATAAAACAGGCAAGTCCGGAGATGGAAAAATATTTGTGTCAGATGTTTTGAATGCTTACAGGGTAAGAACCGCGGAAGACGGCGACGCGGTTTTGGACGAAATTTAGAAATGACGCCGGCGCCAAATGACAAAAAGGAGAATCATAATGGAAAAGAAACCTGAGCTTAAACCTGAAGAAGCGGCTATGGAACTTGTGGCTTGTTTTCCCGCGAAAGTCGCCAGGAAGAGGTCAAAACAGATAGTCATAAATGAAGTCGGTCCGGAAGAACAGGTTCCGGAAGTTATGGCTAATGTAAGGACTATCCCCGGAATAATTACCATGAGGGGCTGTTCTTACGCCGGATGCAAAGGTGTTGTACTTGGGCCTACAAGGGATATTCTGCAGATTACCCACGGCCCTATAGGCTGCGGATTCTACAGCTGGGCGACAAGAAGGAATCAGACCAGGCCGGCTACAGGGGAAGATACAAATTTTATGCCTTACGCGCTGTCTACGGATATGCAGGAAGAGCAGATAATATTCGGCGGCGAAAAGAAACTTAAAAAAGCCATAGAAGAAGCCATAGCGTTGTTTAATCCAAAGGCAATCGGTATATTTTCAACCTGTCCGGTTGGTTTAATCGGCGATGATGTCCATTCTGTAGCCAGGGAAATGGAAGCGAAATATCCCGGCATCAATATATTTGGTTTTTCCTGTGAAGGGTATAAAGGTGTCAGCCAGTCGGCGGGGCATCATGTTGCCAATAATAAGGTTTTTACCGATGTGGTGGGTTTAATTGACGAACCCAAGGAAGGCAAATATAAGGTTAATTTACTTGGTGAATATAACATTGGCGGAGATGCTTTTGAAATAGAGAGGATATTTGAAAAGGCCGGCCTGACGCTGCACTCTTCTTTCAGCGGAAATTCCGTATATGAAGAGTTTGCCAGCGCGCACACCGCCGACCTTAATGTGGTTATGTGCCACAGGTCAATTAATTATCTTGCCGAGATGATGGAAAAAAAGTACGGGATACCGTGGTTCAAGGTCAATTTTATAGGCGCTGAAGCTTCCGCGAAATCACTGCGTAAGATAGCGGAATACTACGGCGATAAGGAACTGATGGATAAAGTGGAAGAAGTTATCGCTGAAGAAATGAAAGAGGTTGCGCGGGTGCGTGATGATGTGGCGTCCAGATGCGCGGGCAAGACTGCCATGATGTTTGTAGGCGGTTCGCGCGCCCACCATTATCAGGATATTTTTAAAGAAATTGGAATGAAGACAATAGCCGCGGGATATGAGTTTGCCCACCGCGACGATTACGAGGGGCGCAAGGTTATTCCGTCAATTAAAGTGGATGCCGACAGCCGCAATATAGAGGAACTGAAAGTTACAGCGGATCCGGAAAAATACAGGGACAGGCTTACGGAAGCGGACAGAAAGCGCCTTGGAGATGAGTTTAAATTCAAGAATTATGAAGGCATGATGCCCGATATGGATCCGAAGACGCTGGTTATAGACGACCTTAATCATCACGAAATGGAAGTGCTTATAGAAAAATTTCATCCGGATATATTCTGTGCCGGAGTTAAGGAAAAATACGTGGTCCAGAAATATGGAATCCCCATGAAACAGCTTCACAGCTATGATTACGGCGGGCCTTATGCGGGATTTCAGGGCGCTATAAATTTTTACAGGGATATCGACAAAATGATAAATACAAAAGTCTGGTCCCTGGTAAAAGCGCCATGGGATGACAGTCCGGAATTAACCGCGACATACGCGTGCGACCAGGCAGTATAAATTAAATTCTACAGGAGGCTCTATCATGTTACTTAGGCATACACCAAAAGAAATAAAGGAAAGGTCGGCTTTAACGGTAAATCCGGCAAAGACATGCCAGCCTGTCGGCGCCATGTACGCCGCGCTGGGAGTACATAAATGCCTGCCGCACAGCCATGGTTCGCAGGGCTGCTGCGCGTATCACAGAAGCGCGCTTACCAGACACTATAAAGAACCTGTAATGGCAGGCACAAGTTCTTTTACTGAAGGGGCATCAGTTTTTGGAGGGCAGGCCAATCTGCTGGAGGCTATTAACAATATTTTTACAATATATAATCCCGATGTAATAGCTGTTCACACAACCTGCCTGTCAGAGACTATCGGCGACGATCTGACGCAAATAACCAATAAAGCCAAGGAAGAAGGAAAGGTGCCTGACGGCAAATATGTGATAAAAGCAAATACGCCAAGTTATGTGGGGTCGCATGTCACGGGGTTTGCCAATATGGTGAAAGGGATTGTGGACGCTTTCCCGGTAAATACCGGACATAAAACAAACACAATAAATATAATTCCGGGGTATGTGGAGCCTTCGGATATGTCAGAAATTAAAAGGATTGCTTCGGAAATGGGGATTAAAACAATCGTGTTTCCGGATACTTCAAACGTATTAAATGGGCCGCAGACCGGAAAATATGATATGTACCCGTCCGGCGGCACAAAGATACCAGACCTGATAAAAGCCGGGGATTCGAAAGCCACAATAGCTCTGGGCCCTATCGCGTCGGGTCCGGCCGCAAAAGCGCTTGATACAAAATGCAAAGTCCCGTGTGAAATTTTAAAGCTTCCTATTGGAATAAAGGCCACGGACGAGTTTGTTGACAGGCTTAGAATCCTGGGCGGGGTAAGTGTTTCCGAAGAGATAAAGACAGAAAGAGGGCAGGCAGTGGATGTTATCACTGACATGCAGCAGTATTTTGCCGGGAAAAAAGCGGCGCTTATAGGCGACCCGGACCAGATGGTTTCTTTGGCAGGATTTCTGACTGATATCGGAATGAAGGTCAGACATGTGGTGACCGGCACATCGGGAAAAAAGTTTGAAAAAAGAATTAGAGAAGCAGCCGGGGAAGATGTAAACGTTAAAGAAGGCGGGGATTATTTTTACTTCCACCAGCTGATTAAAAATGAAAAAGTGGATTTGATTTTAGGAAATTCCTACTCTAAATATATCTCGCGCGATGAGGATATCCCGCTTATCAGATTTGGTTTTCCCATATATGACAGGGTGGGACACCAGTATAACCCATGCGTAGGCTATCGCGGGGCGATGAGGCTTCTGGAAAATATCTTAAACGCGCTGCTTGACAGGCAGGACAGGGATGCGCTTGAAGAAAAGTTTGAACTGGTTATGTAAGGCGGTAAAATAATGTAACAATGGAGTTCACGCCGTGGAAAAACTTAAAATACTTGAAGGACGCAGAGGCCAGGTTTTTGAAAAGGGCAAAGATGCCTTTAAGTTAAATTGCGGTGTGAAGAGCACTTCCGGTGCGGTAAGCCAGCGCGCCTGTGTTTTTTGCGGTTCCAGGGTGGTGCTTTACCCTATAACGGACGCGCTTCATCTGGTCCACGGCCCAATAGGCTGCGCGGCCTATACCTGGGATATACGCGGATCTATGTCGTCCGGACCGGTGATTAACCGGCACAGTTTTTCCACGGACTTAAGGGAAATAGACGTGATTT
This region includes:
- the nifD gene encoding nitrogenase molybdenum-iron protein alpha chain; the protein is MEKKPELKPEEAAMELVACFPAKVARKRSKQIVINEVGPEEQVPEVMANVRTIPGIITMRGCSYAGCKGVVLGPTRDILQITHGPIGCGFYSWATRRNQTRPATGEDTNFMPYALSTDMQEEQIIFGGEKKLKKAIEEAIALFNPKAIGIFSTCPVGLIGDDVHSVAREMEAKYPGINIFGFSCEGYKGVSQSAGHHVANNKVFTDVVGLIDEPKEGKYKVNLLGEYNIGGDAFEIERIFEKAGLTLHSSFSGNSVYEEFASAHTADLNVVMCHRSINYLAEMMEKKYGIPWFKVNFIGAEASAKSLRKIAEYYGDKELMDKVEEVIAEEMKEVARVRDDVASRCAGKTAMMFVGGSRAHHYQDIFKEIGMKTIAAGYEFAHRDDYEGRKVIPSIKVDADSRNIEELKVTADPEKYRDRLTEADRKRLGDEFKFKNYEGMMPDMDPKTLVIDDLNHHEMEVLIEKFHPDIFCAGVKEKYVVQKYGIPMKQLHSYDYGGPYAGFQGAINFYRDIDKMINTKVWSLVKAPWDDSPELTATYACDQAV
- the nifK gene encoding nitrogenase molybdenum-iron protein subunit beta yields the protein MLLRHTPKEIKERSALTVNPAKTCQPVGAMYAALGVHKCLPHSHGSQGCCAYHRSALTRHYKEPVMAGTSSFTEGASVFGGQANLLEAINNIFTIYNPDVIAVHTTCLSETIGDDLTQITNKAKEEGKVPDGKYVIKANTPSYVGSHVTGFANMVKGIVDAFPVNTGHKTNTINIIPGYVEPSDMSEIKRIASEMGIKTIVFPDTSNVLNGPQTGKYDMYPSGGTKIPDLIKAGDSKATIALGPIASGPAAKALDTKCKVPCEILKLPIGIKATDEFVDRLRILGGVSVSEEIKTERGQAVDVITDMQQYFAGKKAALIGDPDQMVSLAGFLTDIGMKVRHVVTGTSGKKFEKRIREAAGEDVNVKEGGDYFYFHQLIKNEKVDLILGNSYSKYISRDEDIPLIRFGFPIYDRVGHQYNPCVGYRGAMRLLENILNALLDRQDRDALEEKFELVM